The following coding sequences lie in one Rutidosis leptorrhynchoides isolate AG116_Rl617_1_P2 chromosome 4, CSIRO_AGI_Rlap_v1, whole genome shotgun sequence genomic window:
- the LOC139840003 gene encoding auxin efflux carrier component 4-like, translated as MITGHDFYTVMSAMVPLYVAMILAYGSVRWWKIFTPDQCSGINRFVAIFAVPLLSFHFISMNDPYNMNFRFIAADTLQKIIMLVVLALWANFTKNGSLEWMITIFSLSTLPNTLVMGIPLLIAMYGEYSGSLMVQVVVLQCIIWYTLLLFLFEYRGAKLLIMEQFPETAASIVSFKVESDVVSLDGHDFLETDAEIGTDGKLHVTVRKSNASRRSLGLGSVTGMTPRPSNLTGAEIYSLSSSRNPTPRGSNFNHSDFYSMMGFPGGRLSNFGPADNTYSVQSSRGPTPRPSNFEESTAPGPLNMNPPRFGFYPAAQTVPANYPAPNPDIASTVGKGNKSQQSTQAQQNGVQNNKGNNHDAKELHMFVWSSSASPVSEGGGAGGGLHVFGANEFGTTNEQTGQPEQQSAKEIRMMVSSDQNVETKDTREDFSFGGDEENDKEGQIGLNKLGSSSTSELHPKGGPVEEGVTGKQMPPASVMTRLILIMVWRKLIRNPNTYSSLIGLIWSLVAFRWHLAMPIIISKSISILSDAGLGMAMFSLGLFMALQPKIIACGNQVASFAMAVRFLTGPAVMAAASIAVGLRGTLLHIAIVQAALPQGIVPFVFAKEYNVHPAILSTGVIFGMLIALPITLVYYIILGL; from the exons ATGATCACCGGCCATGACTTCTACACCGTCATGTCCGCCATGGTCCCTTTATACGTCGCCATGATTCTCGCTTACGGCAGCGTACGCTGGTGGAAAATTTTCACTCCCGATCAATGCTCCGGCATCAACCGTTTCGTTGCCATTTTCGCCGTTCCTTTACTTTCTTTCCATTTCATCTCCATGAACGATCCTTATAACATGAATTTCCGTTTTATCGCCGCTGATACTCTTCAGAAAATCATCATGCTCGTTGTACTCGCCTTATGGGCTAACTTCACTAAAAACG ggaGTTTGGAATGGATGATAACCATATTTTCGTTATCCACGTTACCAAACACGCTAGTAATGGGGATTCCGTTACTAATTGCGATGTACGGTGAATATTCCGGGTCATTAATGGTTCAAGTAGTGGTGTTACAGTGTATTATCTGGTACACTTTACTACTATTTTTATTCGAGTACCGTGGTGCAAAATTGCTAATAATGGAGCAGTTTCCAGAAACCGCTGCTTCAATTGTATCATTCAAAGTTGAATCCGACGTCGTTTCACTCGACGGTCACGATTTCCTAGAAACCGATGCTGAAATCGGCACCGATGGGAAGTTACACGTCACCGTAAGAAAATCAAATGCGTCTCGGAGATCTTTAGGGCTCGGTTCGGTCACCGGAATGACACCGCGCCCTTCGAATCTCACCGGAGCTGAGATTTATAGTCTGAGCTCTTCACGGAATCCGACACCGAGAGGGTCTAATTTCAACCACTCGGATTTTTACTCCATGATGGGGTTTCCGGGTGGTCGGTTATCGAATTTTGGACCGGCGGATAATACTTATTCCGTACAGTCGTCGCGAGGGCCGACTCCACGGCCGTCGAATTTTGAAGAGAGTACGGCGCCGGGGCCGTTGAATATGAATCCTCCGAGGTTTGGATTTTATCCAGCTGCTCAGACAGTGCCGGCGAATTATCCGGCGCCAAATCCGGATATTGCATCGACGGTTGGTAAAGGTAATAAAAGTCAACAGTCAACGCAAGCGCAACAGAATGGTGTGCAAAATAATAAAGGGAATAACCATGACGCTAAAGAGCTTCACATGTTTGTGTGGAGTTCAAGTGCTTCACCGGTTTCAGAAGGCGGTGGTGCTGGTGGTGGGCTCCACGTGTTTGGCGCTAATGAATTCGGAACTACTAATGAACAAACGGGTCAACCCGAACAACAAAGTGCTAAAGAAATTAGAATGATGGTCTCCTCAGATCAAAATGTTGAAACTAAAG ACACGAGGGAAGATTTTAGTTTCGGTGGAGATGAAGAGAATGACAAAGAAGGCCAAATAGGGTTGAATAAACTGGGATCTAGTTCAACGTCGGAGCTCCACCCTAAAGGTGGTCCGGTTGAGGAGGGTGTGACCGGTAAACAGATGCCGCCGGCGAGTGTGATGACTCGACTGATTTTGATTATGGTTTGGAGGAAATTAATTAGGAATCCAAATACTTACTCAAGTCTCATCGGTTTAATTTGGTCTCTTGTGGCCTTCAG GTGGCATTTGGCTATGCCAATAATAATTTCAAAGTCTATCTCTATACTTTCGGATGCTGGTCTTGGAATGGCTATGTTTAGCTTGG GTTTGTTTATGGCGCTTCAACCTAAGATAATTGCTTGTGGAAATCAAGTCGCTTCATTTGCAATGGCGGTAAGGTTTCTAACCGGACCGGCAGTGATGGCAGCAGCTTCAATAGCTGTCGGTCTTCGTGGTACCCTCCTACATATCGCAATCGTACAG GCTGCATTGCCGCAAGGGATCGTACCTTTTGTTTTTGCAAAGGAGTACAACGTTCACCCTGCAATTCTTAGTACTGG GGTTATATTTGGGATGTTGATTGCGTTACCGATAACTTTAGTGTACTACATAATATTGGGGTTGTGA